The following coding sequences lie in one Daphnia pulex isolate KAP4 chromosome 1, ASM2113471v1 genomic window:
- the LOC124200085 gene encoding forkhead box protein F1-A-like has protein sequence MKLEHVEASSSAGCLPPHHHHHPLMIMDHLSPASASSTAALQDLMQQHHSSMMGGHHHHHLHHQQQLHQQQQAAVESSLADSTEDKITAAATAPTSASSGTTSSGSSANNNSSSGSKKSSSANNSSGSSSATGGSASSSSATAASGVRRQEKPPYSYIALIVMAIQSSASKRLTLSEIYQFLQQRFPFFRGSYQGWKNSVRHNLSLNECFIKLPKGLGRPGKGHYWTIDPASEFMFEEGSFRRRPRGFRRKCQALKPYHSFFQNGINPASVTAAAAASAAHLALANSGAPTYDLQQQQQSLLSQQQQSQQQQQQQQQHQQSNNCSSGLSQLASQHQPDYSSLHPSCSYNGSSSVVQQHYNNAYSSSGGYLSACGNGADYYTNGGGGVVVTSTSSVIGQSNLSPTTSSPACDWTTNAAAAAAAAAAAAAAAAAAAVATSSNSSTMHYHHHGMTSLSSNCSSGGLGLQQSYTTSKTPQNMSPASSASSIHLHHHHQQHHQDSGLAGTDGGYTTANLQAMEAVVDIPLSSDPWTVSYNAYYRGRETGGATSNYVL, from the exons ATGAAGTTGGAACACGTCGAAGCTTCGTCTTCTGCCGGTTGTCTGCCACCgcatcaccatcaccatccGCTGATGATTATGGATCACCTGAGTCCCGCTTCCGCTTCGTCCACGGCAGCCCTGCAGGATCTGATGCAGCAGCATCATTCCAGCATGATGGGCGGacaccatcaccatcacctgcatcaccagcaacaactgcaccagcagcaacaagcgGCCGTCGAAAGTTCGTTAGCCGACAGCACCGAAGACAAAATCACGGCGGCCGCTACGGCCCCGACGTCAGCCTCGAGCGGCACCACTTCATCCGGTAGTagcgccaacaacaacagcagcagtggcaGTAAAAAATCCTCATCCGCCAATAATTCTTCCGGATCCAGTAGCGCTACTGGCGGATCGGCTTCCTCGTCATCGGCGACGGCGGCCTCGGGAGTCAGGCGACAGGAGAAACCGCCGTATTCCTACATCGCCTTGATCGTCATGGCCATCCAGAGCTCGGCCAGCAAGCGGCTGACGTTGAGCGAAATCTACCAGTTCCTCCAGCAGCGCTTCCCATTCTTCCGGGGATCCTATCAGGGCTGGAAGAACTCGGTGCGTCACAATCTCTCACTCAACGAGTGTTTCATCAAACTGCCAAAAGGCCTGGGGCGGCCGGGCAAAGGTCACTACTGGACCATCGATCCGGCCTCCGAGTTCATGTTTGAAGAGGGCAGTTTCAGGCGCAGGCCGAGAGGCTTCCGGCGCAAATGCCAAGCCCTCAAACCGTATCACAGTTTCTTCCAGAACGGAATCAATCCGGCGTCGGTGACGGCGGCGGCCGCAGCTTCCGCCGCCCATTTGGCGCTGGCCAATTCCGGTGCCCCGACCTACGAtcttcaacaacagcagcagtcccTCCTTtcgcagcaacaacaatctcaacaacaacaacaacagcaacaacaacatcagcaatCGAATAATTGTTCGTCGGGATTGAGTCAGTTGGCCAGTCAACACCAACCCGATTACAGCAGTTTGCATCCGAGTTGTTCGTACAACGGGTCGTCGTCGGTTGTCCAACAACACTACAACAACGCCTACAGCAGTTCCGGCGGTTACCTGTCGGCCTGCGGCAACGGCGCCGATTATTACACCAACGGTGGCGGAGGAGTGGTGGTCACGTCGACGTCGTCCGTTATTGGTCAGAGCAATCTCAGTCCGACCACTTCATCGCCGGCCTGCGATTGGACGACCAAcgcggcggcagcagcggccgctgcagccgctgctgctgcggcggcggctgcggctgcCGTGGCCACATCGTCCAACAGCTCGACCATGCACTACCATCATCACGGGATGACCAGTTTGTCGTCCAATTGCAGTTCGGGAGGTCTGGGGCTTCAGCAAAGCTACACGACGTCCAAGACACCGCAGAATATGAGTCCGGCCTCGTCGGCCTCGTCCATCCACctccatcaccatcaccaacAACATCACCAGGACAGCGGATTGGCAGGTACCGACGGAGGTTACACCACGGCCAATTTACAAGCCATGGAAGCCGTCGTCGACATCCCCCTCTCATCAG ATCCGTGGACGGTGAGCTACAACGCCTATTACCGAGGCAGAGAAACGGGCGGGGCGACTAGCAACTACGTCCTGTAA